In Helianthus annuus cultivar XRQ/B chromosome 8, HanXRQr2.0-SUNRISE, whole genome shotgun sequence, a single genomic region encodes these proteins:
- the LOC110941878 gene encoding putative disease resistance RPP13-like protein 1: MAELVLSSLLPMLFEKLSDAAFKTVARHKGLDAEIKKLQKSLTQIQLYLTHASQMEITDPSVKQRLNDLQHLAYDIDDVLDGWATDAMDLEFKQEPEGITGKVRKLITPTCCTTFSRTTTMIAELDDISTKLQDLVKEKADLGLDNLGLKVEEETRPRTNNNRSLQTSVVNPSSIVGRQAHKDALVQQLLLPADEPCDQNYCIVPIVGMGGLGKTTLAGLLYNDVRVKDHFELKAWICISDEFDISVRSKEIFIAFGGEVKEEHINFNKLQEALRDHLTQKRFLLVLDDVWSESREDWETLVRPFYTCSPGSKIVVTSRKDILLKKLGYNSLYKHLESLSDDDALSLFALHALGVRNFDSHLSLKPHGEGIVKKCKKLPLALITLGTSLRAKKDEDSWKGVLESEIWTSQVEGEVIPALRLSYHDLSAPLKRLFAYCSLFPKDFLFDKEELILLWMAEGFFQSTPSDSTKEPLGHKFFDELLSRSFFQHAPNNESLFVMHDLMNDLATSVATEFYFRLDNESGKNIKKMKLDKYRHMSFVREEYVAYEKLQVLENAKCLRTFLATFVGEVEPWRKFYLSNKILTDLLPKLPLLRVLSLSGFEISELPESIGTLRHLRYLNLSQTHITHLPEKVCNLVNLQTLILFGCDELTELPNNFLNLKNLQHLDVRDTLLSFQMLLEISKLKSLQITLSKINIESESGIEVARLKDFKNLYEKFSVVGLEKVQNATYAHEANFSEKRLSELELVWGDELNDSRNDMLEKEVLNELNPCHDTLLKLKLMSYGGLEFPKWVGDPSFLHLKHVSISGCKRCTSIPPLGQLLSLKELLIESLDGVEVVGFELFGTGQAFPSLEILSFRDMRGWKKWSGAVFPRLQKLKIKDCPNLVEVTLEALPSLNDLRISKCDSGVLRRFIEVASAVTKLGIGKISGLNDVVWRGVIEYLGAVEELEISKCNEIRYLVKSDADASKILVKLRKLEVWGCDNLVSIGEKEEEEDNCRSNLLTSLRILDVSYCNNMERCSCPDGVEELSVEGCSSMTVVSFPKGGQEKLKRLAIWNCRNLLEKEWVWGGQKMNNNRSSSMPMLEHVYISDWPNLKSIIELNCLVHLTTLIIDNCENLESFPDTLTSLKELEVSNCPKLDVCFLPGWVWPPKLRSLGIGKLKKPFSEWGPQSFPTSLVELRLYGGGEDGVSGCSEFSHLLPSSLTYLRIDGFEKLESISVGLQHLTSLQSLSFDNCPNLKKVSSHPQQLTSLQHLYFLDCPKMTDLPELLLPSLLSLHIRGNRPEGLKERCSKKGSYWPLISHIPCINIL; the protein is encoded by the coding sequence ATGGCCGAACTCGTGCTTTCTTCCCTCCTCCCGATGCTCTTTGAGAAGCTGTCCGATGCAGCTTTCAAAACTGTTGCTCGCCACAAGGGACTTGATGCTGAGATCAAGAAATTGCAGAAATCCTTAACCCAGATCCAACTTTATCTTACTCATGCTTCTCAGATGGAGATAACTGATCCATCTGTTAAACAGCGACTGAATGATCTCCAGCATCTGGCTTATGACATCGATGACGTCCTTGATGGTTGGGCGACTGACGCTATGGACCTTGAGTTCAAGCAAGAGCCAGAAGGCATCACCGGCAAGGTAAGAAAGCTAATCACCCCAACTTGTTGCACAACTTTCTCACGGACTACTACTATGATTGCTGAGTTAGATGATATTTCCACCAAACTACAAGATCTAGTTAAGGAAAAAGCTGACCTTGGTTTAGATAATCTTGGTTTGAAAGTGGAAGAGGAAACTAGGCCAAGAACTAATAATAACCGAAGTTTACAAACCTCTGTTGTCAACCCATCTAGTATTGTTGGGCGCCAAGCTCATAAAGATGCACTGGTTCAACAGCTATTGTTACCGGCTGATGAACCATGTGATCAAAACTATTGCATTGTTCCCATAGTTGGTATGGGTGGGCTTGGAAAAACAACTCTAGCTGGGCTTTTGTATAATGATGTACGAGTCAAGGATCACTTCGAACTCAAGGCGTGGATTTGCATCTCAGATGAGTTTGATATCTCTGTTAGAAGCAAAGAGATCTTTATTGCTTTTGGAGGTGAGGTAAAGGAGGAACATATAAATTTTAATAAACTTCAAGAAGCTCTTAGAGATCACCTAACACAAAAAAGATTTTTATTGGTGTTAGATGATGTGTGGAGTGAGAGTCGTGAGGATTGGGAAACCCTCGTCAGGCCCTTTTATACATGTTCTCCAGGAAGTAAAATCGTAGTAACATCAAGAAAGGATATATTGCTAAAAAAGCTGGGTTACAATTCTCTATACAAGCATCTGGAGAGCCTGTCAGATGATGATGCTTTATCTTTGTTTGCTCTACATGCATTAGGCGTAAGAAATTTTGATTCACATTTGTCACTTAAACCACATGGTGAAGGCATTGtgaaaaaatgtaaaaaattgcCGTTGGCATTGATCACACTTGGTACATCACTGAGGGCAAAAAAAGATGAAGATTCATGGAAGGGAGTATTAGAAAGTGAGATATGGACATCCCAAGTTGAAGGTGAAGTCATCCCAGCCCTGAGACTTAGCTATCATGATCTTTCGGCACCTTTGAAGCGGTTGTTTGCATACTGCTCCTTATTCCCCAAGGACTTCTTGTTTGACAAGGAGGAACTGATTTTATTATGGATGGCTGAAGGGTTTTTCCAGTCAACTCCAAGCGATTCAACAAAAGAACCCTTGGGTCACAAATTCTTTGACGAGTTGTTGTCAAGGTCATTTTTTCAACATGCACCTAATAATGAATCATTATTTGTGATGCATGACCTCATGAATGACTTGGCGACATCTGTTGCTACCGAGTTTTATTTTAGGTTAGACAACGAGTCAGGGAAGAATATTAAGAAGATGAAGCTAGACAAGTACCGCCATATGTCATTTGTTCGTGAGGAATATGTAGCTTACGAGAAGCTCCAGGTACTTGAAAACGCCAAATGTCTGAGGACATTCTTGGCAACGTTTGTTGGGGAGGTGGAACCTTGGCGAAAATTTTACTTATCCAATAAGATTCTGACTGACTTGCTTCCTAAGTTACCATTATTAAGGGTTCTAAGTTTGAGCGGCTTTGAAATAAGTGAGTTACCGGAGTCCATTGGTACTTTGAGGCACTTGAGATATCTTAATCTATCTCAAACTCATATCACACATTTACCGGAAAAGGTTTGCAATCTTGTTAATTTACAAACATTGATCCTGTTTGGTTGTGATGAATTAACTGAGTTGCCCAACAACTTCCTAAATCTGAAGAACCTGCAACATCTTGACGTTAGGGACACCCTGCTTTCATTTCAGATGCTGTTAGAGATTAGCAAGTTGAAAAGCCTACAAATTACTCTCTCGAAAATCAATATCGAAAGTGAGAGCGGAATTGAAGTAGCCAGACTTAAAGACTTTAAAAATCTATATGAAAAATTTTCCGTTGTAGGTTTGGAGAAAGTGCAAAATGCAACCTATGCACATGAGGCGAACTTTTCAGAAAAGAGGCTTAGTGAGTTAGAGCTTGTATGGGGTGATGAGCTAAATGATTCTCGAAATGACATGCTTGAAAAAGAGGTCCTAAATGAGCTGAATCCTTGTCATGATACGTTATTAAAACTCAAACTTATGTCATATGGGGGACTGGAGTTTCCAAAGTGGGTTGGGGATCCCTCGTTTCTTCATTTGAAGCATGTGTCAATAAGTGGCTGTAAGAGATGTACATCAATACCGCCACTGGGACAACTACTGTCACTGAAGGAGTTGTTAATTGAAAGCTTAGATGGAGTGGAAGTTGTGGGTTTTGAGTTATTTGGGACTGGTCAAGCATTTCCTTCACTTGAAATTTTGAGTTTTCGTGATATGCGTGGATGGAAGAAATGGTCAGGGGCTGTGTTTCCACGCTTGCAAAAGCTTAAAATAAAAGATTGTCCTAATTTGGTTGAAGTCACACTTGAGGCACTGCCTTCATTGAATGATCTAAGAATAAGTAAATGTGATAGTGGTGTGTTGAGAAGGTTTATTGAAGTTGCTTCAGCAGTCACCAAGTTGGGAATAGGAAAAATTTCAGGGCTTAATGATGTGGTGTGGAGAGGTGTTATAGAGTATCTTGGTGCAGTTGAAGAATTAGAGATATCTAAGTGTAATGAAATAAGATACCTGGTGAAATCAGATGCAGATGCAAGTAAGATTCTTGTGAAGCTGAGGAAACTggaagtgtggggatgtgataatTTGGTGAGTATAGGAGAGAAAGAAGAGGAGGAGGATAATTGTAGGAGCAACCTCCTAACATCTCTTAGGATATTGGATGTGTCTTATTGTAATAATATGGAGCGTTGCAGCTGTCCAGATGGCGTTGAGGAGTTGAGTGTTGAGGGTTGTAGTTCAATGACAGTTGTGTCCTTTCCAAAAGGAGGACAGGAGAAGCTCAAGAGACTTGCAATATGGAATTGCAGGAACCTATTGGAAAAGGAGTGGGTGTGGGGAGGACAAAAAATGAACAACAACAGAAGCAGCAGCATGCCGATGCTTGAACATGTATATATAAGTGATTGGCCAAATCTGAAATCAATCATTGAACTGAATTGCTTGGTTCACCTCACCACATTGATTATAGACAACTGTGAAAACCTTGAGTCATTTCCAGACACTTTAACATCGTTAAAGGAACTGGAAGTAAGTAATTGTCCCAAATTGGATGTTTGCTTTCTTCCTGGTTGGGTTTGGCCTCCCAAATTGCGTTCTTTAGGAATAGGGAAGTTGAAGAAGCccttctccgagtggggcccacaAAGTTTTCCAACCTCACTTGTGGAACTCAGGTTATACGGTGGTGGTGAAGATGGAGTGAGTGGTTGTAGTGAGTtttctcatcttcttccttcatCTCTTACTTATCTTCGAATAGATGGATTTGAGAAATTGGAATCTATTTCGGTGGGACTCCAACACCTCACCTCCCTCCAATCTCTCTCTTTTGACAATTGCCCTAATCTGAAGAAAGTGTCTTCGCATCCCCAACAACTCACCTCCCTCCAGCATCTCTATTTTCTCGATTGCCCTAAGATGACGGATCTACCAGAACTGTTGTTGCCTTCACTCTTGAGTTTACACATCAGGGGTAATCGCCCAGAAGGTCTGAAAGAAAGATGCAGTAAAAAGGGGAGTTACTGGCCCCTCATCTCCCATATCCCCTGTATCAACATACTATGA